The following coding sequences lie in one Flavobacterium sediminis genomic window:
- a CDS encoding NAD(P)/FAD-dependent oxidoreductase, with product MTTTVVIGGNFAGMTAALEIKRKGKEAHKVILIDKSPLFLFIPSLIWVPFGRREIKDISFRKDGILQKKGVDFINAEALKVDPKTQVVYTDKGEFKYDHLVIATGPKVKYDVAPGVAEHAYYVGTPNGAMKIRKALEEFKKDPGPIVVGATQNAGCMGAAYEFLFNIEKWLRDQKIRKKVDLYWITPEDYLGHFGIDGMPLAESMLTGFMKMFNIHFRTQVGVKEMEKDKVILTNGEVLPSKFTMLMPPFIGVDFVTNSPELHANAAGYVPAGDDYRHPDYPNIWTAGIAVNVPLPFTPKTVPFAAPKTGYPSDETGKVVAENIIRVTKGETKLKEKPWGKIPGLCIMDAGKKEVIIVSDKLFKPRSFAIMIPNVIYDFNKILFEKYFLWKTKNGYSFLP from the coding sequence ATGACAACTACTGTAGTAATAGGAGGGAACTTTGCCGGAATGACAGCAGCCCTCGAGATTAAACGAAAAGGGAAAGAAGCTCACAAAGTCATTTTGATAGATAAATCACCATTATTTTTATTTATTCCTTCTCTTATCTGGGTACCATTCGGAAGAAGAGAAATTAAAGATATTTCTTTTAGAAAAGATGGAATTCTTCAAAAAAAAGGGGTTGATTTTATAAATGCAGAGGCATTAAAAGTCGATCCGAAAACACAAGTGGTTTATACTGATAAAGGGGAATTCAAATATGACCATTTGGTTATTGCGACAGGACCGAAAGTAAAATATGATGTAGCTCCCGGTGTAGCCGAGCATGCTTATTATGTAGGAACGCCAAACGGAGCAATGAAAATCCGTAAAGCATTAGAAGAATTTAAAAAAGATCCCGGACCAATTGTTGTCGGGGCGACCCAAAATGCAGGATGTATGGGGGCAGCTTACGAATTCTTATTCAATATTGAAAAATGGCTTAGAGATCAAAAAATCCGTAAAAAAGTGGATTTATACTGGATTACTCCGGAAGATTATTTAGGACACTTCGGAATTGACGGAATGCCTTTAGCAGAATCCATGTTAACCGGCTTTATGAAAATGTTCAATATTCATTTCAGAACGCAGGTAGGTGTTAAAGAAATGGAAAAAGACAAAGTGATTTTAACTAACGGAGAAGTGTTGCCAAGTAAATTTACAATGTTGATGCCGCCGTTTATAGGAGTGGATTTTGTGACCAATTCTCCGGAACTTCATGCAAATGCTGCCGGGTATGTCCCAGCAGGAGATGATTACAGACATCCGGATTATCCTAATATCTGGACTGCCGGAATCGCTGTAAATGTTCCGTTGCCTTTTACACCTAAAACAGTTCCTTTTGCAGCTCCGAAAACCGGTTATCCTTCTGATGAAACCGGAAAAGTTGTAGCCGAAAATATTATTCGGGTGACGAAAGGAGAAACCAAGTTAAAAGAAAAACCTTGGGGTAAAATTCCGGGCTTGTGTATTATGGATGCCGGAAAAAAAGAAGTAATTATTGTATCAGATAAACTTTTTAAACCAAGAAGTTTTGCTATTATGATTCCAAATGTGATTTATGATTTTAATAAAATATTATTTGAAAAATACTTTTTATGGAAAACCAAAAACGGGTATTCTTTTTTACCATAA
- a CDS encoding DUF3127 domain-containing protein encodes MEVTGKVKVINPVQQISATFKKRELVVTTEEQYPQHIMIEFTQDKTDILNQFNIGDLVKVSINLRGREWVNPQGETKYFNSIQGWRIERVATETPAASAQGMPTMPPVDAFEPATNFNEEEHDDLPF; translated from the coding sequence ATGGAAGTAACAGGGAAAGTAAAAGTAATTAATCCGGTACAACAAATAAGTGCCACTTTTAAAAAAAGAGAATTAGTTGTGACTACTGAAGAGCAGTATCCTCAACATATCATGATTGAATTCACTCAGGATAAGACAGATATTCTAAATCAATTTAACATCGGTGATTTAGTAAAAGTTTCAATTAACCTAAGAGGTAGAGAATGGGTTAATCCACAAGGTGAAACTAAATATTTCAATTCTATCCAAGGTTGGAGAATAGAACGCGTTGCAACGGAAACTCCGGCTGCTTCAGCTCAAGGGATGCCTACCATGCCTCCTGTTGATGCTTTTGAACCGGCAACAAACTTCAATGAAGAAGAACACGACGATTTACCTTTCTAA
- a CDS encoding sensor histidine kinase, whose product MYFTDKRNITRWFIISASFFIVVLIVWNTYNFFQIFKNEERVRMELWATAQKTLANANEYTDVELPFQVISKNNTIPMIVTDTTNRIINFDNIELSDSNDTIALQGYLNQMKSENQPIKMELSAQNYQLVYYGNSPLLNKLKYYPIALLLIIFLFGAVVYNFYRATKMASQNKLWAGMAKETAHQIGTPLSSLIGWVEILKTENVDEDIVDEIEKDVGRLQTITDRFSKIGSEPILERLDVIAETQMSFEYLKSRASKQVKFSFEAPDYPVFANINPALHSWTIENLVKNAIDAMKGKGELHVEIEDLPNQIHIKVTDTGKGIPKNQFQKIFEPGFTTKKRGWGLGLSLTKRIVEDYHKGKIKVVHSEIGKGTTIQVSLTKSQIQ is encoded by the coding sequence ATGTATTTCACCGACAAACGAAATATTACCCGTTGGTTTATTATCTCAGCCTCTTTTTTTATCGTAGTTCTTATCGTCTGGAATACGTATAATTTCTTTCAGATTTTTAAAAATGAAGAGCGAGTGCGAATGGAACTTTGGGCTACAGCTCAAAAGACGTTGGCAAATGCTAATGAATATACCGATGTGGAATTGCCTTTTCAGGTAATCAGTAAAAATAATACGATCCCTATGATCGTTACGGATACTACTAACAGAATTATCAATTTCGATAATATTGAACTTTCAGATTCTAATGATACAATTGCGTTGCAAGGATACCTTAATCAGATGAAATCGGAGAATCAGCCGATAAAAATGGAACTTTCCGCGCAGAATTATCAATTGGTGTATTATGGTAATTCACCTTTGTTGAATAAACTGAAATATTACCCGATAGCTTTATTACTGATCATTTTTTTGTTTGGAGCTGTGGTCTATAATTTTTACCGGGCGACTAAAATGGCGAGCCAAAACAAACTTTGGGCAGGTATGGCTAAAGAAACTGCTCATCAAATCGGAACCCCATTATCCTCTTTGATCGGTTGGGTTGAAATATTGAAAACGGAAAATGTAGATGAAGATATCGTTGATGAAATTGAAAAAGATGTCGGGCGTTTACAAACAATAACGGATCGTTTTTCAAAAATAGGAAGCGAGCCGATTTTAGAACGATTGGATGTTATTGCAGAAACTCAAATGTCATTTGAATATTTGAAGAGCAGAGCTTCCAAACAAGTGAAATTTAGCTTTGAGGCTCCCGATTATCCTGTTTTTGCCAATATTAATCCGGCACTACATAGCTGGACCATTGAAAATCTGGTTAAGAATGCTATAGATGCCATGAAAGGAAAAGGTGAACTTCATGTTGAAATAGAAGACTTGCCGAATCAGATTCACATAAAGGTTACAGATACGGGAAAAGGAATTCCTAAAAATCAATTTCAAAAGATATTTGAACCGGGTTTTACAACTAAAAAAAGAGGTTGGGGATTAGGATTGTCTCTTACGAAACGGATAGTGGAGGATTACCATAAAGGAAAAATAAAAGTAGTGCATTCAGAAATAGGAAAAGGAACGACAATACAGGTAAGTTTGACAAAGAGTCAGATACAGTAA
- a CDS encoding HIT family protein, whose amino-acid sequence MASIFTKIINGEIPCYKVAEDDNYLAFLDINPNTQGHTLCIPKQEVDKIFDMEEEHYMGLMAFSRKVALALEKTIPCKRIGVAVVGLEVPHVHVHLIPLHDMDDMRFQRKVNLTKEEFEDLAAKISANL is encoded by the coding sequence ATGGCTTCTATATTTACTAAAATAATAAACGGTGAAATTCCGTGCTATAAAGTTGCAGAAGACGACAATTATTTAGCTTTTTTAGATATCAATCCCAATACTCAGGGGCATACCTTATGTATCCCGAAACAAGAAGTGGATAAGATTTTTGATATGGAAGAAGAACATTATATGGGATTAATGGCTTTTTCCAGAAAAGTTGCCTTAGCTCTTGAGAAAACCATTCCTTGTAAACGTATTGGAGTTGCCGTAGTAGGTCTGGAAGTCCCGCACGTACACGTTCATTTAATTCCTCTGCATGACATGGATGATATGCGTTTTCAACGCAAAGTGAATTTAACAAAAGAAGAGTTTGAAGATTTAGCTGCTAAAATAAGTGCTAATCTATAA
- the greA gene encoding transcription elongation factor GreA, with product MSKVSYYTAEGLKKLRDELEYLKSVERPKASDAIAEARDKGDLSENAEYDAAKEAQGLLEMKIAKMEELLANARLIDESQLDVSKVLVLSTVKIKNQANGMEMKYTLVAESEADLKTGKISVTSPIGKGLLGKKVGEVAEVQVPNGALKFEILEITRD from the coding sequence ATGAGTAAAGTATCTTATTATACAGCAGAAGGATTAAAAAAATTAAGAGACGAGTTAGAATATTTGAAAAGCGTGGAACGTCCAAAAGCTTCTGATGCTATTGCAGAAGCACGAGATAAAGGTGACCTGTCTGAAAATGCAGAATATGATGCCGCTAAAGAGGCACAAGGGTTACTTGAAATGAAAATTGCCAAAATGGAGGAGCTTTTAGCGAATGCCCGCTTAATTGATGAATCTCAACTGGATGTTTCTAAAGTTTTAGTACTTTCTACCGTTAAGATCAAAAATCAGGCTAACGGTATGGAAATGAAATATACTTTAGTAGCGGAGAGTGAAGCCGATTTGAAAACCGGTAAAATTTCCGTAACTTCACCTATCGGAAAAGGCCTGTTAGGCAAAAAAGTCGGAGAGGTCGCTGAAGTTCAGGTTCCTAACGGAGCTTTAAAATTTGAGATTTTAGAAATCACACGAGATTAA
- a CDS encoding Rieske (2Fe-2S) protein → MKKSVLLLFAVFSVLSCTKDSFNNSNPYLPNYGFSTTLNLSLPQYNTLLYPANAVYVFTGSEGVRGIFVFNTGSGYVAFDAACPNQELSSCSTMSLDGIKAICPCDDAEYSLFTGQSQGKEYPMKQYRVEVLDQYSLRVYN, encoded by the coding sequence ATGAAGAAGAGTGTGTTATTACTGTTTGCTGTTTTTTCTGTATTGTCTTGTACTAAAGACAGTTTTAATAATTCCAACCCCTATTTACCGAATTATGGTTTTTCTACAACACTGAATTTATCACTTCCGCAATATAATACCCTTTTATATCCGGCTAATGCAGTTTATGTCTTTACCGGTTCAGAAGGAGTTAGAGGAATTTTTGTATTTAATACCGGTTCCGGTTATGTAGCTTTTGATGCGGCATGTCCTAATCAGGAATTGAGCAGTTGCTCAACTATGAGCTTAGATGGTATTAAAGCTATTTGCCCTTGCGATGATGCCGAATATAGTTTATTTACAGGGCAATCACAAGGAAAAGAATATCCGATGAAACAATATAGAGTTGAAGTCCTAGATCAATATAGTCTAAGAGTTTATAATTAA
- a CDS encoding TonB-dependent receptor → MKLLFTKSAKHKVTNPKTLLSLTAVLVYSVSFSQERAKDTTKVTDLKEVTVSAVRAKDKNPITFTNVSEEEIESKNLGQDIPILLNYLPSVVTTTDAGNGVGYTAMRVRGSDGSRINVTLNGIPFNDSESQGSFFVDLPDFASSLESVQLQRGVGTSTNGAGAFGASLNMQTKSYQEKAHAEIANSVGSFGTQKHTLSFGTGLHGNFEMNGRISQIESDGYVDRGSSNMFGYLFNANYVKENTLIKLIAFGGKEKTYQAWWGQDTAAMEGLRATNPNFDFGRKFNVSGIMMNDNGEITGYYNDQTDNYWQNHFQLHWTEKWTENWTSNTALHYTKGKGYYEEYIDNYYYSNILFEDDSYLSFFGLDDITVNGNTISSMNYIRKRWLDNDFFGATFSANYKTAKTDILLGGAANRYLGKHYGDVVWTQYEIPDLGRYYSNYGNKDDVNFYAKASQQFNKLNVFIDLQYRYVGYQATSYKFADVNDTFHFFNPKVGLNYQLNTKNAFYGFAGVANKEPRRSDYEDENIKPERLYDFELGWKHNSSKFKLSANGFFMYYLDQLVMTGALSDTGSPIFTNSGKSYRLGAEVESVVKITNKFNVQANATLSDNRNIDFYFQRDGELKNLGNTTIAFSPKIVSAGALNYLPLQNLQLSLLGKYVGKQYMGNIDSEASALKAYGTLDFNAVYEWKINKGLKSIVFTALINNLLNSKYSSNGYFYTYDDDWSNPGSVSTIEGTGYYPQAGINGLVGVTLKF, encoded by the coding sequence AAATGTTTCTGAAGAAGAAATCGAATCAAAGAACTTAGGACAAGACATTCCTATTTTATTAAATTATTTACCGTCGGTAGTTACTACTACCGATGCCGGAAACGGAGTAGGTTACACCGCTATGAGAGTTCGCGGATCTGACGGTTCCCGGATCAATGTAACGCTTAACGGTATCCCTTTTAACGACAGCGAAAGTCAAGGATCTTTTTTTGTTGACCTACCTGACTTTGCATCTTCTTTAGAAAGTGTTCAGCTACAAAGAGGTGTCGGAACTTCTACAAACGGAGCCGGAGCCTTCGGAGCCAGTCTGAATATGCAAACCAAAAGTTATCAGGAAAAAGCACATGCAGAGATCGCTAATTCAGTAGGATCATTCGGCACGCAAAAACACACTTTGTCGTTCGGAACAGGGCTACACGGCAATTTTGAAATGAACGGACGTATCTCGCAAATTGAATCTGACGGTTATGTAGATCGTGGATCCTCTAATATGTTCGGCTACCTTTTCAATGCCAATTATGTGAAAGAAAATACTCTGATTAAACTGATCGCTTTCGGCGGAAAAGAAAAAACCTATCAAGCTTGGTGGGGACAGGACACTGCGGCAATGGAAGGGTTGCGTGCTACTAATCCCAATTTTGATTTTGGCAGAAAATTTAACGTTTCCGGAATTATGATGAATGATAACGGGGAAATTACAGGATATTACAACGACCAGACAGATAATTATTGGCAAAACCACTTTCAATTACACTGGACTGAAAAGTGGACTGAAAATTGGACCTCTAATACCGCCTTACATTATACGAAAGGAAAAGGGTATTACGAAGAATACATAGACAATTATTACTACTCCAACATTTTATTTGAGGACGATTCTTACCTGTCTTTCTTCGGATTAGATGACATCACTGTAAACGGGAACACCATCTCTTCAATGAACTATATCCGAAAAAGATGGCTAGATAATGACTTCTTCGGAGCTACTTTTTCAGCTAATTACAAAACAGCTAAAACGGATATTTTACTTGGCGGAGCTGCGAATCGTTACCTAGGAAAACATTACGGAGATGTTGTCTGGACTCAATATGAAATTCCTGATTTAGGTCGTTATTATAGCAATTACGGTAACAAAGACGATGTCAATTTCTACGCTAAAGCTTCACAACAATTTAACAAATTAAATGTTTTTATAGACCTACAATACCGCTACGTGGGTTATCAGGCTACTTCTTATAAATTTGCAGATGTTAATGACACATTTCACTTCTTCAACCCTAAAGTTGGCTTAAACTACCAATTAAACACTAAAAATGCTTTCTACGGTTTTGCCGGAGTAGCCAATAAAGAACCCAGAAGAAGTGATTACGAAGATGAAAACATCAAACCGGAACGCCTATACGATTTTGAATTAGGCTGGAAACACAATAGTTCTAAGTTCAAACTATCAGCCAATGGATTTTTCATGTACTACCTTGACCAGTTAGTTATGACAGGTGCTTTAAGTGACACCGGTTCGCCTATTTTTACCAATTCAGGAAAAAGTTACCGTTTAGGAGCTGAAGTGGAGTCCGTAGTAAAAATCACTAACAAATTCAATGTTCAGGCAAATGCCACTTTAAGCGATAACAGAAATATTGATTTTTATTTCCAACGTGATGGCGAATTAAAAAACTTAGGCAATACCACTATTGCTTTTTCTCCGAAAATCGTATCCGCAGGAGCTCTGAACTATTTACCTCTTCAGAATTTACAATTAAGCCTTTTAGGTAAATATGTAGGAAAACAATATATGGGAAATATTGATTCTGAAGCTTCAGCGTTGAAGGCTTACGGAACGCTTGATTTCAATGCTGTTTATGAGTGGAAAATAAACAAAGGATTAAAATCAATTGTTTTTACAGCGCTTATTAATAACCTATTGAATTCAAAATATAGCTCTAACGGCTACTTCTATACTTATGACGATGACTGGTCTAATCCGGGAAGTGTAAGTACCATTGAAGGTACCGGCTATTACCCGCAAGCCGGAATCAACGGATTAGTGGGTGTTACACTTAAATTTTAA